A region of the Mycobacterium sp. NBC_00419 genome:
CCAGGGCCACCACACCGGCGGTGCGGTCGGTGGTCTCCTCGGCCGGGTTGACCGCGTCGCGGCCGGCGGCGCGGTAACGCCAGTCGATCGCCACAATCGCGACGAACGCCGGAATCCAGTAGCTGACGAACAGCAGCACACCCTGGAAGCGGGCCGCCATGTCACCGGAATGAAGCCACATGATCAACGCGAACGCGATCACCACGACGACGACCGCAGACACCGGCCTGCGCACCCGCACTCCGACGGTCTGCAACGCCAGCGAGCCGCTGTAGTCGTTCATCGCATTCGAGGCCACCGAGCCCAGCGCGATCACCAGCAGGGCCAGCGCGCCCAGCACGCCGCCGCCCATGATCTCGCGGACACCGGCGGCGGTCTGGTCGGTCAGCGTTCCCGCCGCGGCCACCCCGATGGCTTGCACCGCGATGTAGGCCACCGCCAGCCCGGCGAAGGTGTAGCCGAACACCGCCCTGCGTGAGGTGTCCACCGGCAGGTAGCGGCTGTAATCCGAGGCGTAGCTCGCCCACGAGATCGCCAGGCTCAGTGCGATGGTGACTTCGAGGACGAAGGCGCCGCCCAGGTCGGCGCCGGACAGGGTGGGCAGTGAGATCACCTGGTGACCGTCGATCAGCTTCCAGGCGAATACCGCGAAGGTGACGATGAGCACGACCGTCATCACCGCCTGCACACGGTGGATGACCTCGTAGCCGAACACGCCCACCACACCCTGGGCCGCCAGCACGATCACCACCGCCAGCCAGAACGGAATGCCGAGCAGCTCGGCCAGCGCCTCACCGCCGAAGAGTCCGACCAGCCCGTCCCAGGCGATCGACGACAACCACTGGATGACCGCCACCACCGATACGGTGCCGCCAAAAGCCATGCGGGCGTTGGGAAGTTGCGCCGTCCCGGTCCGCGGGCCCCAGGTGGACAGATAGCCGACCGCCAGGCAGCCGACCACCGTGCCGATCACCATGGCCAGCAGGCCGAGCCAGAAACCCAGCCCCAGCACCACGGCCAGCGTGCCGGTGAACACCACCGTCATGTTGACCTGGGGGGCGAACCACACCGTGAACAGCCGGCGCGGGTTGCCGTACCGGTTGCCGGTGGGCACCGGTGCGATGCCATGCGTCTCGACGGCCATGTCGCCGGCGTGGGTGGGCATCCGGCCGGAGTAGCTTTGGCCCGCCAGGGCAGAACCGACCGACGATGATTCAGCTGTCACCTGATCACCCTAGTGGCAGATGGGCCTACACCTCGATGGGCGGGTGCAATCGCTCCATCGTGTACTGGCGGTTGCGGCGGGCCGCCCACGCGGTGGCCGCCAGCGAACCGGCAAGCACCCCGCTCAGTACGGCCACCGCAATCCACAGCCGGTGGTCGATCCCGCCGTTGATGAGTTGGCGTAACCCGTTGACGGCGTAGGTCATCGGGTCGGCCGGATGAATCACCTGGAACGGCTTGGCGGTGGTTTCCACCGGATAGATCCCACCCGCCGACACCAGTTGCAGCATCAGGAACGCCAGTGTCACCACGCGTCCGACCGCGACGCCGAATACCGCGTTGAACGCCTGGATGATGCCGAGGAATGTGGCGATCACCAGGATGAGGAATCCGACCGTGGCCAGGGGGTAACGGGCTTTCAGGCCGACGCCGTAGTGCACCACGGCATACATGACGACGACCTGGGCGATGGCCACCAGCAGCGCCGGCCAATAGGACGCCAGCACCACGCGCAGTGCGCCGAGTCCGTTGATGATCGGGCGGGACTGCAACGGCGTCAACAACATCCAGATGATCAGCGCCCCGATGAACAGCGCCAGCGGCAGGAAGAACGGCGCGAAACCGGTGCCGAAGGTGTCGGCCGGGTTCTGGGTGACCAGATCGAGCTTCACCGGGGAGGCGACGGTCTTGGCGACGAGCTGCCGTTGCTGCGGCGTCCACGACGGCACCTGGGTGGAGCCTTCCCGTAGCTTGCCCGCCAGTTCCTGGCTGCCC
Encoded here:
- a CDS encoding purine-cytosine permease family protein — protein: MPTHAGDMAVETHGIAPVPTGNRYGNPRRLFTVWFAPQVNMTVVFTGTLAVVLGLGFWLGLLAMVIGTVVGCLAVGYLSTWGPRTGTAQLPNARMAFGGTVSVVAVIQWLSSIAWDGLVGLFGGEALAELLGIPFWLAVVIVLAAQGVVGVFGYEVIHRVQAVMTVVLIVTFAVFAWKLIDGHQVISLPTLSGADLGGAFVLEVTIALSLAISWASYASDYSRYLPVDTSRRAVFGYTFAGLAVAYIAVQAIGVAAAGTLTDQTAAGVREIMGGGVLGALALLVIALGSVASNAMNDYSGSLALQTVGVRVRRPVSAVVVVVIAFALIMWLHSGDMAARFQGVLLFVSYWIPAFVAIVAIDWRYRAAGRDAVNPAEETTDRTAGVVALVSFFAAFAAAVPFMHTNLIVGPVATALHGADLAYFVNFLVAAAVYGGYRRWRARRV